In Solanum stenotomum isolate F172 chromosome 6, ASM1918654v1, whole genome shotgun sequence, one DNA window encodes the following:
- the LOC125869144 gene encoding sphingosine-1-phosphate lyase, giving the protein MAFPIPPWLNQYRASANSFLSQYEPLILLITPLFSLLIARILQSIFLVIHERGLKATIISFVMSAIKLVPGVKKYIDSEKQKIVDKLQGSSNRDGWRTELPKTGLGDNVLVQMRDEKQKDVTWQGKCSGTVYIGGNENEGHFSLINEACSMFAHTNPLHLSVFPSVVRFEAEVVAMTAAILGSKEKASGGQICGNMTSGGTESILLAVKSSRDYMKAKKGITKPEMIIPVSAHSAYDKAAQYFKIKLWRVPVDKEFRADVKAIKRYINKNTIMIVGSAPGFPHGIIDPIEELGDLASSYQICFHVDLCLGGFVLPFARKLGYPVPPFDFTVQGVTSISVDVHKYGLAPKGTSVVLYQNREIRKHQFVAVTEWTGGLYVSPTIAGSRAGGLIAGAWAAMISLGFEGYLENTKEIMEASKRIQKGIQDIPELFVIGRPDMSIIAFGSDVVDIFEVNDILSSKGWHLNALQRPNSVHICVTLQHVPVVQIFLKDLRDSVQTVKENPGPVNGGFAPIYGAAGKMPDRVMVQDLLVEFMDSSY; this is encoded by the exons ATGGCGTTTCCGATTCCACCATGGCTGAATCAGTACAGAGCTTCAGCAAATTCCTTCTTATCTCAATACGAGCCATTAATTCTACTTATTACTCCTCTCTTCTCTCTACTAATCGCTCGAATTCTTCAATCCATCTTCCTCGTTATTCACGAGCGAGGACTCAAAGCCACCATTATTAGTTTCGTTATGAGCGCCATCAA GTTGGTGCCCGGTGTTAAAAAGTACATTGACTCTGAGAAGCAGAAG ATAGTGGATAAGTTGCAAGGTTCTAGTAATAGAGATGGATGGAGAACTGAGTTGCCGAAGACAGGTTTAGGAGATAACGTCCTAGTGCAAATGAGagatgaaaaacaaaaagatgTGACATGGCAGGGCAAATGTTCGGGTACCGT CTATATTGGCGGAAATGAGAATGAGGGACATTTTTCATTGATAAACGAGGCATGTTCCAT GTTTGCACATACCAATCCACTACATCTGAGTGTGTTCCCAAGCGTTGTTAGATTTGAAGCAGAAGTGGTTGCGATGACAGCAGCAATTCTTGGTAGTAAAGAAAAGGCTTCTGGAGGACAAATTTGTGGAAATATGACATCAGGGGGGACTGAAAGTATATTATTAGCAGTTAAATCATCACGTGACTATATGAAAGCCAAGAAGGGAATCACTAAACCAGAAAT GATAATACCAGTTTCCGCACACTCAGCATACGACAAGGCTGCACAATATTTCAAGATCAAGTTGTGGCGTGTCCCCGTTGATAAAGAATTTCGAGCAGATGTTAAAGCTATTAAGCGATATATTAACAAAAATACTATCATG ATTGTTGGATCGGCACCTGGATTCCCCCATGGCATAATCGATCCAATTGAG GAGCTTGGTGATTTGGCTTCTAGCTACCAAATTTGTTTCCATGTTGACCTTTGTCTTGGGGGCTTTGTCTTACCTTTCGCTCGTAAATTGGG ATACCCTGTACCTCCATTTGATTTCACTGTTCAAGGAGTAACCTCAATCTCAGTGGATGTACACAAGTATGGGCTGGCACCAAAAGGAACCAGTGTAGTTCTGTACCAAAATCGTGAAATACGGAAG CATCAATTTGTTGCTG TCACTGAGTGGACTGGTGGGCTTTATGTTTCTCCAACAATTGCTGGAAGCAGAGCTGGAGGTCTGATAGCTGGGGCTTGGGCAGCAATGATATCTTTAGGCTTCGAAG GATACTTGGAAAACACCAAGGAGATCATGGAGGCATCAAAAAGAATTCAGAAAGG GATACAGGACATTCCAGAACTGTTTGTGATTGGAAGGCCTGATATGAGTATAATTGCTTTTGGATCTGATGTTGTAGACATATTTGAAGTCAATGATATACTGTCATCCAAAGGTTGGCATTTAAATGCATTGCAGAGACCTAACAG TGTTCATATTTGTGTGACGCTTCAACATGTACCAGTAGTCCAGATTTTTCTGAAGGATCTTAGAGATTCCGTGCAGACT GTGAAAGAAAATCCAGGTCCAGTTAACGGAGGGTTTGCTCCAATCTACGGTGCCGCAGGGAAGATGCCAGATAGAGTTATGGTTCAAGATTTACTGGTGGAATTTATGGACAGTTCATACTAG